From a region of the Nonlabens dokdonensis DSW-6 genome:
- a CDS encoding glycosyltransferase family 2 protein, whose amino-acid sequence MISIIIATYNRAAYIAETLSAIQNQTYGDFECIIIDDGSTDHTDEIVQEFVNNDERFIYLQRPERVPKGANFSRNYGYTLSKGDYVKFFDSDDVMLPHHLETSMKYLKEGNYDFVVGDCVNFDETGLLERPYEIDRTTAELTAMRFADFKTAWITNDLLVKRKYADQIEFLAGLRDQATEYQYNIKLLLLTENGFLINEILTHRRIHDQGIVEMAKKDMNVFKATTADNFLATVNYFKNSGAIKMNKWMLSSQLQINYELAKSKVMPEKIWKTTSLLVKFFGGKGILYPFAIGVTYLTGKGYAIMKYIRS is encoded by the coding sequence ATGATTTCTATCATTATTGCCACTTATAATCGAGCAGCTTATATAGCAGAAACACTAAGTGCCATCCAGAATCAAACCTATGGTGATTTTGAATGTATCATCATAGATGATGGCTCGACAGATCATACTGATGAGATCGTACAAGAATTTGTAAATAATGACGAGCGCTTTATCTATTTGCAGAGACCTGAACGTGTACCAAAAGGCGCTAACTTTTCAAGAAACTACGGCTATACATTATCAAAAGGAGATTACGTAAAGTTTTTTGATAGTGATGATGTGATGTTGCCACATCATTTAGAGACGAGTATGAAGTATCTAAAAGAAGGGAATTATGATTTTGTCGTAGGCGACTGTGTCAACTTTGACGAGACTGGATTATTAGAAAGACCTTATGAGATCGATCGTACTACCGCAGAGTTAACTGCCATGAGATTTGCAGATTTTAAAACAGCATGGATCACTAATGACCTACTTGTAAAAAGAAAATATGCAGATCAGATCGAATTTCTAGCCGGTTTAAGAGACCAAGCTACGGAATATCAATATAATATAAAATTACTATTACTGACCGAAAATGGCTTTTTGATCAATGAGATTTTAACTCATCGTAGAATTCATGATCAAGGAATAGTTGAGATGGCAAAAAAGGACATGAATGTTTTTAAAGCGACAACCGCAGATAATTTTCTAGCTACCGTAAATTACTTTAAAAATTCAGGTGCTATAAAAATGAACAAATGGATGCTATCCAGTCAATTGCAAATTAATTATGAATTAGCTAAGTCCAAGGTTATGCCTGAGAAGATTTGGAAAACTACTTCACTTCTGGTTAAATTTTTTGGTGGAAAAGGGATATTATATCCATTTGCTATCGGAGTAACTTATCTCACAGGAAAAGGCTATGCGATAATGAAGTATATTCGTTCTTAA
- a CDS encoding glycosyltransferase, producing the protein MISVVIRTKNQANALSFLLKNLRERYAGDIDEIIVIDNLSTDNTAAVCEQFDARLVTIEKFSYGGSANLAAREAINNIVVIFSAHSYPVSHDFFRVIVQRFKEKPHLAGLRCLHSTNDYRAYINQLKARENPNRAGLIFSGSAFAKAVWKKHPFKDDVATFEDKEWSKRVLEAGYDIEFVPAIFHYEIRRNREQLFFRFKNDVIGNYQLWHEEVSVKNAFNGVVAGLWKSIRDAFLDIYYSLKRFIYVVKFNSRKPEKF; encoded by the coding sequence ATGATATCTGTAGTTATAAGAACTAAAAATCAAGCCAATGCACTTTCATTTCTTTTAAAGAATTTGAGAGAACGTTATGCTGGCGATATTGATGAGATAATAGTCATAGATAATTTATCTACAGATAACACCGCAGCAGTATGTGAACAATTTGATGCTCGATTAGTAACCATAGAAAAATTTTCTTACGGAGGAAGTGCCAACCTTGCTGCCAGAGAAGCTATTAATAATATTGTAGTGATTTTTAGCGCGCATTCCTATCCAGTAAGTCATGATTTTTTCAGGGTAATAGTACAACGTTTTAAGGAAAAGCCACATCTCGCAGGATTAAGATGTTTGCATAGTACTAACGATTACAGAGCCTACATTAATCAATTAAAAGCTAGGGAAAACCCTAATCGAGCTGGATTGATTTTTTCAGGTTCCGCTTTCGCGAAAGCGGTATGGAAAAAACATCCTTTTAAAGATGATGTAGCTACTTTTGAAGATAAAGAGTGGTCTAAAAGAGTACTAGAAGCAGGTTATGACATTGAATTTGTGCCTGCTATATTTCATTATGAGATACGACGCAATAGGGAGCAACTCTTTTTTAGATTTAAAAATGATGTTATAGGGAATTATCAATTATGGCATGAAGAGGTGTCTGTTAAAAATGCTTTTAATGGTGTTGTAGCAGGTTTATGGAAAAGTATACGAGACGCTTTTTTAGATATTTACTATTCTTTGAAGCGTTTTATTTACGTAGTCAAGTTTAATTCAAGAAAGCCAGAAAAATTTTAA
- a CDS encoding glycosyltransferase family 2 protein produces the protein MTDSQPKISIIVPCYKQAHYLDTSLKSVLDQSYDSWECVIVNDGSPDHTEAVAHKWSEKDARFNYLKKENGGLSSARNAGIAVAKGVFILPLDADDVLHPNYLKETISVFDTNKKVAIVGCYSIFFKENIDNVVMIHKPKGNNCRNLLYVNQLVATSLYKKQLWEEVGGYDESMKDGFEDWDFWLSVTKRGNEYAIVPEPLFYYRKASQSMLVDTIKTKAEKVKEYLIHKHREIYIEDFDNCVRVFTHHLVTSRRKEQRLQQSLEYKIGKLILKPFKLLGLFKTKTTSTQ, from the coding sequence ATGACTGACTCGCAGCCTAAAATATCTATTATTGTTCCTTGTTACAAGCAAGCACATTATCTAGATACTTCATTGAAGTCTGTTCTTGATCAATCATATGACAGTTGGGAATGTGTGATAGTAAATGACGGTAGCCCAGATCATACTGAGGCTGTAGCGCATAAGTGGAGTGAGAAAGATGCACGTTTTAATTATCTAAAAAAAGAAAATGGAGGTCTTTCTAGTGCTAGAAATGCTGGAATCGCAGTAGCAAAAGGTGTTTTTATATTGCCGCTAGATGCTGACGATGTATTGCACCCCAACTACTTAAAAGAAACAATTTCCGTTTTTGATACTAATAAAAAAGTAGCTATCGTAGGCTGTTATAGTATTTTCTTTAAAGAAAATATTGATAATGTAGTCATGATTCATAAACCTAAAGGAAACAATTGTAGAAATTTACTGTATGTCAATCAGTTAGTGGCCACTTCTTTATATAAAAAGCAACTTTGGGAAGAAGTAGGTGGTTATGATGAATCTATGAAGGATGGTTTTGAGGATTGGGATTTCTGGCTTTCAGTTACCAAAAGAGGAAATGAGTACGCTATTGTACCTGAACCATTGTTTTATTATCGCAAAGCCTCTCAATCTATGCTTGTAGATACTATTAAAACTAAAGCTGAGAAAGTAAAAGAATATTTGATACACAAGCATAGAGAAATTTATATAGAGGACTTTGATAATTGTGTTAGAGTTTTTACTCATCACCTAGTTACTAGTAGAAGAAAAGAACAACGACTGCAACAATCGCTAGAATATAAAATAGGAAAACTGATTTTAAAACCCTTCAAACTTCTAGGTCTTTTTAAGACGAAAACAACATCGACACAATGA
- the wecB gene encoding non-hydrolyzing UDP-N-acetylglucosamine 2-epimerase encodes MKKILVVIGTRPEAIKMAPLIKGFQSKPDVFNLHVCVTAQHRQMLDQVMDFFDLVADSDLDLMKPDQSLSSLSSKLLDGVSNIITGFNPDYVFVHGDTSTAMIAALASFYAQKKIVHIEAGLRTHNIYSPFPEEANRQIISRLASLHMAPTARSKQELLNEKIDEQTIAVTGNTVIDALFLGLKIVEESPSQRLLDFKNSIGDSKVILVTSHRRENQGTGILEICKALRIIAREFPNYNIIFPVHLNPNILNPVSKELEGIHNIILLEPLDYELFIWIMKRSYLIITDSGGIQEEAPSLNKPVIVMREFTERQEAVDSGAVILVGNNKELIVSETRKLILDKSHYDHMASAVNPYGDGKAVPQIIKIISNEQV; translated from the coding sequence ATGAAAAAGATACTTGTTGTAATAGGTACTAGACCAGAGGCTATTAAGATGGCACCTTTAATTAAAGGATTCCAATCAAAGCCAGATGTATTTAATCTTCATGTTTGTGTAACCGCACAGCATAGACAAATGCTGGATCAAGTTATGGATTTCTTCGATTTAGTCGCAGATAGTGACTTGGATTTAATGAAGCCAGATCAGAGTTTATCATCTTTGTCTAGTAAGTTACTAGATGGTGTTTCTAACATTATCACTGGATTTAATCCAGACTATGTATTTGTGCATGGAGATACAAGCACTGCAATGATAGCGGCTTTGGCGTCTTTTTATGCTCAAAAGAAGATTGTGCACATAGAAGCAGGATTACGCACGCATAATATTTATTCGCCATTTCCAGAAGAAGCAAACCGTCAGATCATTTCTAGACTCGCTTCATTGCATATGGCACCTACAGCACGTTCTAAACAAGAATTGCTAAATGAAAAGATAGATGAGCAAACAATTGCTGTAACAGGAAACACAGTTATAGATGCTCTTTTTTTAGGTTTGAAAATTGTTGAGGAATCACCATCCCAAAGATTACTTGATTTTAAAAATTCTATAGGCGATTCTAAGGTGATTTTAGTCACCAGCCACCGTAGAGAAAATCAAGGCACGGGAATTCTAGAAATATGTAAAGCATTAAGAATAATAGCAAGAGAATTCCCGAATTATAATATTATTTTTCCAGTTCATTTGAATCCTAATATTCTTAATCCAGTAAGTAAAGAGCTAGAAGGAATACATAACATCATATTATTAGAGCCACTAGATTATGAGCTTTTTATATGGATAATGAAACGCAGTTATCTAATTATAACAGATAGTGGTGGAATTCAAGAAGAAGCACCATCGCTCAATAAACCTGTAATAGTAATGCGAGAATTTACAGAAAGACAAGAAGCTGTAGATAGTGGAGCCGTTATTTTAGTAGGTAATAATAAAGAGCTGATAGTAAGTGAGACAAGAAAACTTATTCTTGATAAAAGTCATTATGATCACATGGCTAGTGCAGTAAATCCTTACGGTGATGGAAAAGCCGTACCCCAGATCATAAAAATAATTTCTAATGAGCAAGTTTAA
- a CDS encoding glycosyltransferase family protein has product MVLHYTLFQGNEFGNGAYRRSFQITSLLESLNENVLTISQHPVEKNDTSFYERLKLAYHYLKFIDFSNINLHKLRYKVLDIVLWKKYLQTLKKSNENLIVVYELTYYSDDSLVFACQDLGIEIIGILHNIESLVHNQKSLKSDHLAPNWFQEEIKLLRTFSSIFTISREEQWLLNLYHIDATYLPYVPSKNVRDTCLKVRSLRQDVDKSFYLTIGTASNQPTIDGFKELITIFEILKLKEELLIGGYDTDKLASYLNNKEANIRLLGSLNDKQLQDVLINCKAIFIHQKPTTGALTKIPELLLSGIPVICNTASARNYYYHKGLYVYDTAKELESLLNDPKILSNFDFILENKNEVLLRKIQYRNA; this is encoded by the coding sequence ATGGTTTTACATTATACATTATTTCAAGGTAATGAATTTGGCAATGGTGCTTACAGACGTTCATTTCAAATTACATCTTTATTAGAATCACTTAACGAAAATGTCCTAACCATTTCTCAACATCCAGTTGAAAAAAATGATACTAGTTTTTATGAACGTTTAAAGTTAGCATATCATTATTTGAAATTTATTGATTTTTCAAATATTAATTTACATAAACTACGGTATAAAGTATTGGATATTGTTTTATGGAAAAAATACTTGCAGACTTTAAAGAAATCTAATGAAAATTTGATAGTTGTCTATGAACTCACTTATTATTCTGATGACTCTTTAGTTTTTGCATGTCAAGATTTGGGTATAGAAATCATTGGTATTTTGCATAATATTGAATCATTAGTTCATAACCAAAAATCTTTAAAATCTGATCATTTAGCCCCTAATTGGTTCCAAGAGGAAATTAAATTATTGAGAACTTTTTCTTCAATTTTTACTATATCCAGAGAAGAACAGTGGTTGTTAAATTTATACCATATCGATGCCACATATCTTCCTTATGTGCCATCAAAAAATGTTAGAGATACATGCTTAAAAGTGAGATCTTTGCGTCAGGATGTGGATAAAAGTTTTTACCTAACTATTGGAACTGCTAGCAATCAACCTACCATCGATGGCTTTAAAGAACTCATCACAATTTTTGAAATATTGAAACTGAAAGAGGAACTTTTAATAGGTGGATATGATACGGATAAACTAGCCTCTTATCTTAATAATAAAGAAGCAAATATTCGATTATTGGGCTCATTAAATGATAAGCAGTTACAAGATGTTTTGATAAATTGTAAAGCAATATTTATTCATCAGAAACCTACCACAGGTGCTTTAACAAAAATCCCTGAACTATTATTAAGTGGAATTCCTGTTATTTGTAATACAGCAAGCGCTAGAAATTACTATTATCACAAAGGACTATACGTATACGACACGGCAAAGGAATTAGAATCCTTACTGAATGATCCCAAAATACTATCAAACTTTGATTTTATTTTAGAAAATAAAAATGAAGTGCTTTTAAGAAAAATTCAATATCGCAATGCCTGA
- a CDS encoding glycosyltransferase, with amino-acid sequence MISIILPTFNSKSFLKERVDSILNQTYKNWECIVIDGESTDGTWTYLEQIAIKDTRFKMFQFPPKGVYNAWNIGVQKAVGEYIYFATSDDTMSNDCLEYLLHGFDLAPECGISHCCLQIIDEYSQPLKDYDWNTFPAQEYFKNYNFKRHIRKAPLTGFLYATHQTVIHSFTQILISKKVFDKSGYFLEDKGPAADLEWGMRVGLTEDVIHIPREMATWRVHGKQLTTIEADYNYTIQLIELMRLAICNSTCKPEIKSLKKYLLAWKRMPLFAKLSLYDKLVNLQFLNLKISMRLFPEFYKAFESREAYQFYLQAKLNLKKEELIEII; translated from the coding sequence ATGATTTCTATTATACTACCTACTTTCAATAGTAAATCGTTTCTAAAAGAGCGAGTAGACAGTATTTTAAACCAAACCTATAAAAATTGGGAATGCATAGTTATAGATGGAGAATCAACTGATGGTACATGGACTTATCTAGAACAAATAGCGATTAAAGACACAAGGTTTAAAATGTTTCAATTTCCTCCTAAAGGAGTCTATAATGCATGGAATATAGGTGTTCAAAAAGCTGTAGGTGAATATATTTATTTTGCAACTAGCGATGATACTATGAGCAATGATTGCTTAGAATACCTTCTACACGGATTTGATTTAGCTCCTGAATGCGGTATCTCTCACTGCTGTTTGCAAATTATAGATGAGTATTCTCAACCTTTGAAAGATTATGACTGGAACACTTTTCCAGCTCAGGAATATTTTAAAAATTATAATTTTAAAAGGCATATTCGTAAAGCACCATTAACAGGATTCTTATATGCAACTCATCAAACTGTTATCCATTCTTTTACGCAGATTTTGATTTCAAAAAAAGTATTTGACAAGTCAGGTTATTTTTTAGAAGATAAGGGACCAGCAGCAGATTTAGAATGGGGCATGCGAGTAGGTCTTACAGAAGATGTTATACATATACCTCGCGAGATGGCTACCTGGCGTGTGCACGGGAAACAATTAACTACAATAGAGGCTGATTACAACTATACTATTCAACTAATTGAATTAATGCGTTTGGCGATTTGTAATTCCACTTGTAAACCAGAGATAAAAAGCCTTAAGAAATACCTGCTAGCCTGGAAAAGAATGCCGTTGTTTGCCAAATTATCTTTGTACGATAAATTGGTAAATTTGCAATTCTTGAACTTGAAAATATCAATGCGTTTGTTTCCAGAATTTTATAAAGCATTTGAATCTAGAGAAGCTTACCAATTCTATTTACAAGCTAAATTAAATTTAAAAAAGGAAGAGTTAATTGAAATAATATAA
- a CDS encoding glycosyltransferase family 2 protein, with protein sequence MLVSAIIPCYNAASTISRAIESVLNQTTTVDEIIVINDGSTDNSLEEIQGLKKLHDSIVVIHQDNKGVCAARNAGIEFAQGTYLLTLDADDYFEDSFVEKALLEFKKDKDYGAIMCGYVRVVNGKKVTPYIPPKITLASCLMNNGALSCLLFKKEAVVKAGLYDEGMHLGYEDWDLNIRILKEGYRYGVVREVLFNYTDTASSRNDHAESKDLELRMQLFDKYRQDYKQHDAYFFKEFIKENHRLRKENQRIKNSRSFKWSHSIISLVERLKKIVKTN encoded by the coding sequence ATGCTTGTATCAGCTATCATTCCATGTTATAATGCAGCATCTACAATTAGTAGGGCAATAGAAAGCGTTTTAAATCAGACCACAACGGTAGATGAAATCATTGTCATTAATGATGGATCTACAGATAATTCACTAGAAGAAATTCAAGGTCTTAAAAAGTTACACGATTCTATTGTAGTAATCCATCAAGATAACAAAGGCGTTTGTGCAGCAAGAAATGCAGGTATTGAATTTGCTCAGGGAACCTATCTTCTAACTCTCGATGCAGACGATTATTTTGAGGATAGTTTTGTAGAAAAAGCATTACTTGAATTTAAAAAGGATAAGGATTATGGCGCGATAATGTGCGGTTATGTACGTGTTGTAAATGGTAAGAAAGTCACTCCATATATTCCGCCAAAAATTACTCTAGCATCTTGTCTAATGAATAATGGCGCACTGTCGTGTTTGCTTTTTAAAAAAGAAGCGGTTGTTAAAGCAGGCCTTTATGATGAAGGCATGCATTTAGGGTACGAAGACTGGGACTTAAATATTAGAATCTTAAAAGAGGGTTATCGTTATGGCGTGGTGCGAGAAGTCCTTTTTAACTATACAGATACAGCATCTTCTAGAAACGATCATGCCGAGTCTAAAGATTTAGAATTGCGCATGCAATTATTTGATAAATATCGTCAAGATTATAAGCAACACGACGCCTATTTTTTTAAAGAATTTATCAAAGAAAACCATAGACTAAGAAAAGAGAATCAACGGATTAAAAATAGTAGATCTTTTAAATGGAGTCATTCCATAATATCACTTGTTGAAAGACTAAAGAAAATAGTTAAGACCAATTAA
- a CDS encoding glycosyltransferase family 2 protein — translation MKISIITINYNDAAGLERTLKSVHDQNSTSFEHLIIDGNSTDGSIAIIEEYKDRVSFSVSEPDQGIYDAMNKGIHHATGDYLLFLNSGDTLLNDTVIEKAVPYLKNNIDLVYGALYIVPTQGSGFRHTYPDVLDFNFFKQTSLGHPSTFIKRELFDLYGRYRTDLKIVSDWEFFLNLICKKKVSYQKIDLTISQFYEGGISTSAETVQLNRAEINKVLLENFDLYNSSFDELIAIHKTKSMIIKKLHPNVAFVTTNSYLLKILNKFIGLLSTILRVKRS, via the coding sequence ATGAAAATTTCCATAATTACTATTAATTATAACGATGCCGCTGGACTAGAGCGCACTTTAAAAAGTGTCCATGATCAAAACAGTACATCCTTTGAGCATCTTATTATTGATGGAAATAGTACCGATGGAAGTATAGCTATTATTGAGGAATATAAGGATAGAGTCAGTTTTTCAGTAAGTGAACCAGATCAAGGTATTTATGATGCTATGAATAAAGGGATACATCACGCTACAGGCGATTACTTACTTTTTTTAAATAGTGGCGATACCTTATTAAATGACACTGTTATAGAAAAGGCAGTTCCTTATTTAAAAAATAATATTGATTTAGTTTATGGTGCTCTTTATATAGTTCCTACTCAAGGTTCTGGTTTTAGACATACCTATCCTGACGTATTAGATTTCAATTTTTTCAAACAGACTTCTTTAGGACATCCATCTACATTTATTAAGAGAGAATTGTTTGATCTATATGGTAGGTATCGTACCGACTTAAAAATTGTGTCCGACTGGGAATTTTTCTTAAACCTAATTTGTAAAAAGAAGGTTTCTTATCAAAAAATAGATCTTACCATTTCGCAGTTTTATGAAGGTGGTATTTCCACATCTGCAGAAACTGTACAATTAAATAGGGCCGAAATTAATAAGGTACTTCTAGAGAATTTTGACCTCTATAATTCCAGTTTTGATGAACTGATTGCTATTCATAAGACAAAATCTATGATTATCAAAAAGTTACATCCTAATGTAGCATTCGTTACGACTAACTCTTATTTACTTAAAATTCTCAATAAATTTATAGGGTTGCTCTCTACTATTTTAAGAGTAAAACGATCTTAA
- a CDS encoding glycosyltransferase family 2 protein, with protein MSSKPKISIITPSYNQGQFLEQTILSVLGQEYENLEYIIMDGGSTDASVSIIKKYESRLAFWFSGKDGGQAAAINTGFEKATGDIFMWLNSDDMLMPGVLDFVAKQYQEHGDAIYFGNCIHFHEINQDALDTRGSDVVTAHKKKDLQAIDYIIQPSSFWSKKVWEQNGVLDSALHFGFDWEWFLRAQKNGINFHSFSRPLSLYRIHEDHKSGASGDKRQRELLVIYERYHRENAILFQKLREERVWDTAIFKLFKKLCKTINSTYFTDAVLLKIYKYNKYKNYKTKTITAVRAML; from the coding sequence ATGTCCTCTAAGCCTAAAATATCCATCATCACTCCATCCTACAATCAAGGGCAATTTTTAGAACAAACTATTTTGTCTGTATTAGGACAAGAATATGAAAATCTAGAATACATTATAATGGATGGTGGTAGTACAGATGCGTCTGTCTCTATTATAAAAAAATACGAGTCAAGACTTGCCTTTTGGTTTTCTGGTAAAGATGGTGGACAAGCCGCTGCTATAAATACTGGATTTGAAAAAGCAACTGGAGATATATTCATGTGGTTGAACAGCGATGATATGTTGATGCCTGGAGTGCTGGACTTTGTAGCAAAGCAATATCAAGAACATGGAGATGCGATCTATTTCGGTAACTGTATTCATTTTCATGAAATCAATCAAGATGCTCTAGATACTAGAGGTAGCGATGTCGTTACTGCGCATAAAAAAAAGGATTTACAGGCGATAGATTATATCATCCAGCCATCTTCCTTCTGGAGTAAAAAAGTATGGGAGCAAAATGGAGTTCTCGATAGTGCGCTTCACTTTGGTTTTGACTGGGAATGGTTCTTAAGAGCCCAAAAAAATGGTATTAACTTTCACAGCTTTTCACGGCCTTTATCCTTATACCGCATACATGAAGATCATAAAAGCGGTGCTAGTGGCGATAAAAGACAAAGAGAGTTGCTCGTTATTTATGAACGTTATCATCGAGAAAATGCCATTCTTTTTCAAAAATTAAGGGAAGAAAGAGTTTGGGACACCGCTATTTTTAAACTTTTTAAAAAGCTTTGCAAGACTATAAACAGCACCTATTTTACTGATGCCGTCTTGCTGAAAATTTATAAGTACAATAAGTACAAGAATTATAAAACAAAAACGATAACCGCAGTAAGAGCCATGTTGTAG
- a CDS encoding glycosyltransferase family 2 protein, with the protein MLLEKKISIITPVYNQVDFIEQTIVSVLNQNYSNLEYIIIDGGSTDGTLDIIKKYASEITTWISEPDKGMYDAINKGFSLSTGEIMAWINSDDLLLPDALCNMNQLLEDLPQVEWVQGMNSAIDLKGKVIDYRYGDKFSLIKFLQKDYKYIQQECTFWRRSLYERAGNRLDINLKLAGDFELWFRFSQFAKLYNCKLDIGTWRDRPGQLSRANFENYILEAENVIDRYDPIKTDKKRLKQIKNWRKLINFIKSITFHKIRPFHKKLLKLHDIDKAEIIYSHNLQSYIIDPKS; encoded by the coding sequence ATGTTGTTAGAAAAAAAAATATCTATAATAACCCCAGTATATAATCAAGTAGATTTTATAGAACAGACTATTGTATCTGTTCTGAATCAAAACTATTCTAACCTTGAATACATCATTATTGACGGTGGTAGTACAGATGGAACTCTTGATATTATCAAAAAATATGCTAGTGAGATAACAACTTGGATTAGTGAACCTGACAAAGGAATGTATGACGCCATAAACAAGGGTTTTTCATTATCAACAGGAGAAATTATGGCATGGATCAACAGTGATGATCTTTTATTACCAGATGCGTTGTGTAACATGAATCAATTGCTTGAAGATTTACCACAAGTAGAATGGGTTCAAGGAATGAATAGTGCAATAGATTTAAAGGGGAAAGTCATTGATTACCGATATGGAGATAAATTTAGTCTTATTAAGTTTCTTCAAAAGGATTACAAATATATACAGCAGGAATGTACATTTTGGAGACGAAGTTTGTATGAACGTGCAGGAAATAGATTAGATATCAATTTAAAACTAGCTGGAGATTTTGAGCTTTGGTTTAGATTTTCTCAATTTGCAAAACTTTATAATTGTAAACTGGATATTGGTACATGGAGAGATCGACCAGGTCAGTTATCTAGAGCTAACTTTGAAAACTATATCCTTGAGGCAGAAAATGTTATAGACAGATACGATCCTATTAAAACAGATAAAAAACGTTTAAAACAGATTAAGAATTGGCGAAAACTCATCAACTTCATTAAATCAATAACCTTCCATAAAATTCGTCCATTTCATAAAAAGCTTTTAAAGTTGCACGACATTGATAAAGCAGAAATTATTTATTCTCATAACTTGCAATCCTATATAATAGACCCAAAATCTTAA
- a CDS encoding glycosyltransferase family 2 protein gives MQTGYTTPLISIILPVYNGEEFLAQALDGCLNQTIENWELIIVNDCSTDKSLDIATKYQKLDNRIKIIQNEINQKLPYTLNAGFAIAKGEYVTWTSDDNVMKRNYLEVLLDSIIKTESDFVFSSYDVMDQDNTLIKKQSVGAVRELLFQNIIGPSFLGKASLFKDNYYDVDLFRIEDYEFWLSNLTRLKCCRVEESVYQYRVHGASLTAEISTSGGFKHDLMDSMFIKLQQSFKYNEITKRFLVLNQLNKKEASDYFFKNYKVIINGILSIDQNNFLHNVNPVFDAHVKHYVKLLDFLEISKSLKVSFNIVRKYQVSGSSLLWLFLYSLKRIKRLIIKNTQ, from the coding sequence ATGCAAACTGGCTATACAACACCTTTAATATCTATAATCTTACCTGTTTATAACGGTGAGGAGTTTCTAGCACAGGCATTAGATGGTTGTTTGAACCAAACTATAGAAAACTGGGAACTCATTATAGTTAACGATTGCTCCACCGATAAAAGCCTAGATATTGCAACTAAATATCAAAAATTAGACAACAGAATCAAAATTATCCAAAATGAAATAAATCAAAAACTTCCTTACACTTTAAACGCAGGTTTTGCTATCGCAAAAGGCGAATATGTCACCTGGACAAGCGATGATAATGTGATGAAGAGGAATTATTTAGAGGTTTTGTTAGATAGTATCATTAAAACTGAATCAGATTTTGTTTTTTCCAGCTACGACGTTATGGACCAAGATAATACCTTAATTAAAAAACAGTCTGTCGGAGCTGTGCGGGAATTGTTATTTCAAAACATTATAGGTCCTAGTTTTTTAGGTAAGGCGAGTTTATTTAAAGATAATTATTATGACGTTGATTTGTTTAGAATTGAGGATTATGAATTTTGGTTATCAAATTTGACTAGGTTGAAGTGCTGTAGGGTTGAGGAAAGTGTATATCAATATAGAGTACACGGTGCTTCTTTAACAGCAGAAATTAGTACCTCGGGAGGTTTTAAGCATGATTTAATGGACAGTATGTTTATTAAACTGCAACAATCATTTAAATATAATGAAATTACCAAGCGTTTTTTAGTTTTAAATCAATTAAATAAGAAAGAGGCTTCAGACTATTTTTTCAAAAACTACAAAGTCATCATAAATGGCATATTAAGTATTGATCAGAATAATTTTCTGCACAATGTAAATCCTGTATTTGACGCCCATGTCAAACACTATGTGAAGCTATTAGATTTTTTAGAAATTTCTAAGTCTCTCAAAGTGAGTTTTAATATCGTGAGAAAGTATCAAGTAAGTGGCTCTTCACTATTATGGTTGTTTCTATATTCTCTTAAAAGAATCAAAAGGCTAATTATTAAAAATACACAGTAG